The DNA sequence GCTCGGCTTCAAGGTCGGCCTGACCGGAACGGCAAACGTGGGCACGGTGACCGCTCAGCGTCCCGCGCCCGGCGTCCGCATCACCCGCGCCAACGAGATCCTGCTCCAGGCCACAGGAAGGGTGATCCGATGAGCGCACATCCGCTCACGCCACCCATCGTCGCCCCTTCGATCCTCTCCGCCGATTTCTCCCGGCTGCAGACCGATCTCGCGCTCGTCGATCCCGAGCGCGACTGGATCCACTGCGACGTGATGGACAACCACTTCGTGCCGAACCTCACGTTCGGGCCGATCGTGATCGACGCCGTGCGCAAGCTGTCCCGCGGCTACCTCGACGTGCACCTGATGATCGAAGAGCCGGGGAAGCTGGTGCCGGCGTTCCGCAAGGCCGGCGCCGACGGGATCACGATTCACCTCGAAGCCTGCGAGGACCTCGCCGCCACGCTCGCCGCGGTGAAGGAGAGCGGCGCGCGCATCGGGCT is a window from the Candidatus Eisenbacteria bacterium genome containing:
- the rpe gene encoding ribulose-phosphate 3-epimerase, whose product is MSAHPLTPPIVAPSILSADFSRLQTDLALVDPERDWIHCDVMDNHFVPNLTFGPIVIDAVRKLSRGYLDVHLMIEEPGKLVPAFRKAGADGITIHLEACEDLAATLAAVKESGARIGLALKPGTPLAAAEPHLGDLDLLLLMTVEPGFGGQAFMSDMMPKVKEAVAWREQHAARYLIEVDGGIAPDTAKVARGAGAEIFVAGHAIYRQANPQIALATLRDAVR